The Mercenaria mercenaria strain notata chromosome 1, MADL_Memer_1, whole genome shotgun sequence nucleotide sequence TAGAATGAAGACCTGACAAACCACTTTAAGACAGTAAGCCAAACACAAGGACGCCTTGTAATAATTACAAACCTTCAACAGTATCCACTTTTATAAAACTGAGATTTGATACCAGTGTCAAATCTCCAGCATGTGGTTGGTTATTACAATATCAGAAAAGGACAAGATTTGATCAATGACATGCAACTTAATTAGCCTCTGTTAAATTAGCATACTGTTAAGGTTTTCAAGTTCATTCAGCTGACTTCAAGACAATACTCAAAAGTCAAAATGCATCCTTGCCAGTATTCAATCAAGCTCAGAATCAAACAATCAAATGCCACAGTCCTAAGACTTTTCTATAAACTTATCAAATTGATTAATACAACTAGAGACACAAGTGGGCAGGAGGCAATAACAAGATCGCAGCTGGGTTCAAACCGCCAACCTCAAGCTTTAAAAGCTAGAATATAATTAACATTATCACAAAGTGTCCTTGCATCATCTTTACCTATGATTTCGAAAGCATTCTGAATCACTAATAATTAtttgttctaaaaaaaaaagaatgtactTTTTAACACCTCAAATGAGACATTCATAAAAtcgtttatttctataattaacttaCACAAGACAGCTGAGGTCGTTCAGCTGATCAACAAAGTCAAACAGTTGGCTGATGTCGTAGGTGATACTGGGACAGTCCGAATTCTGTCTTTTCAAGTGTTCTTCGTATATCTTACATATACCTACAGCATATAAAATAAAGGTTATAATAAAACCATCTCAAGGAACTGCATTTGATTTGTTCGTAAGGACTTCCAATACAGTGCTGAAAttccctttttgacttaaaagtAAAATACCCCATTCTGAGGGTATGGGTATCAGTCCTACTTATGCCATCTTGTTGCTTCTCCAGAGCAATCACCAGTACATGTACAGTATGAAGACTTAAGCACCATTACAAGACTAAAATATATTTGCTGCCCAGAGATTAATTTACACAGAAAACTTACAAACGGTAGAGAGAATATATTCTGTAATGATAAAGCCGTTAGGTGCTAGCTATATTTGTAGGTATCTTTAACAGAGGTTCTACTATAAAACCACATTAATAATTAACATGTGCATGTAGTGGAGTATtacaaatacatgtttataataaataatattgatatgttttctttttgaagaAAGTACAAGAAATTTTTTAGAATTCGTCATGATTTCTCAACAGAATTATTCAATTATCAATTATTTACCTATTGTATAAATGGTATTAAAGAAATACGTGGAAAAATAAAAGCACAGTATGCAGTTGACCGACAGTGACTGTACACTGTAAAGGCTACAACATACTGACAAGAcgactgcctactttctcacatttACTATTCTCTAACAGACTCTATGCAGTTAATTCCTGCCTGCTTTAATACGATTAAAAGCTTCTTTTGCTAACAGGTCTGGCTCAtccacattttttttgttttgttgggtgtcAAAGACACAATATTTATAGGTtttatggcaactttccagtttttgatgCCTCTGAGTTGCCCCTTTTAGCATTTATTCAagcacgagtgggcacctgggtagaacaatcgATCTGTCTAATGCCATCTTGATAGTTATTTTACACCCTAAGTCCCTAACAGAGGTTTTAAACCCACATGGttggtccattttagaaatttagcagggtaaaggttaaaatcaaGCAATTTTCTCAAGATATTTTGCCTTACCTTCAAGACACTCATTGAGAGACTCATAGTCACTGTATGTCCGTGTGTCTGGTTTGGTGTTGGGCTGCACAAGAAGAATTGTGTGACTCTGCAATATATTTAATCAATATCaagttaataataattttttaaacttaagATTTTCTGATAACATTTCAGACCATCACTTATTACatccattttcataaatacagccAAACTAAATGGTCATGACTATCAGACTTACTTTACAAGATTTTATGTACATCCCAAAAAGTAAACAAGATGAGGTCCTTATAGAAGCTGCAAATTTCTGACGAAGTCCCACTCTGCACTTCAAGAAAACAGTGATGTTTAAGGGTGTCAATCTGGTGGACGTCTTAGTAGAAAATACCTGGTTCTTTATCCTAGCCACTACCATAGGGTGACTCCTCATTAAGCTTAACTtgtccaatgcaaattttcaCAATCATGTGTTGATGTAAGCAACACAAAATTTTTAGGAAAATAAACATCCCAGACTAATGTTatgtacttttttaaaactttctccaGAACTAAAAATGGCAGTTTCAGACAAGTCTGATAAGAAAATCAAAATggagaaaaaacacaaaatatttctaaTGATAACACATGAAtcagggtttcctctgggtcaatttcactttATGTCAACAACTTCGCCAATCAGAAAAAGTTTGCACCAGAGGCTCCAAAGTTGGAGCCATTAGTCTGTGAGAGGCGACATACCACTTGTGTTAGGTATAATAATAGTTACAGGTCTTCAGTTACAAACATGTATatagttgttatttatttatttatttatgttatttatttcagtctttaaCTCTTATAGATACCAGTTAACTGGTCGGCGACATCACGAGCGACATTtctttttcactgttttaaatttgctacaaacaacaacaaccaatGTGTGCATAATTATCTAGCCAGCTGGATAATTAAACTCATCAGTTAATCCAATTATACAagtagagctgcttttgagaaaagcacaggtctcccacaactgcctaatcatataaatagcaagtcagtctttactgtttactcactacaaatatacctttgaagagtaaaaaggttGATTtggggtaattcaagggccataattctgatgtgcctcgggcgatttggtaagttatcgaactttgcctaggacttatggtcaaacatattttgt carries:
- the LOC128557827 gene encoding enhancer of rudimentary homolog isoform X1: MDRWMENSLFVTDFTKPRVAIFLLCKISEEKVVRMSHTILLVQPNTKPDTRTYSDYESLNECLEGICKIYEEHLKRQNSDCPSITYDISQLFDFVDQLNDLSCLVYQKNINSYVPHNKDWLKEKIYIMLRKQAGR